In Granulicatella elegans, one genomic interval encodes:
- a CDS encoding Rib/alpha-like domain-containing protein produces MVNGLNIDADLSKASDHQFKPIAGVKAYFQWFETWGNKRYSSPVYTATSGADGQIHMGIKPYVAEDGSLIKFDADPTVSAGRERYRFWIDESTIPEGYQLQYITGESVIFPNQDLPITQGGAGSNTARNIHGNWKILLMQKPLEQMHKKATPTEKQHDGGYLTGTVGWDYKSGVGGIQWNTVADTGTPAKDITIKASYLSDDALKEIYSESTAVMMGVAKPSDIRGAGWTAEQEKKLQDWIKEQVKKDPDKWIAETVSAKTNADGKYIIQFKGTWGDLKNRDAGLKNYTYKAGQPYSGQVWNRWTKEQIDRLGKVADKANNGSFNYAGTPTNKVKHVNYDWLFVSVENADHLRVMTPYNNNQYTQMSNVFGINGSWSGTGFGVGVTNAVPQILRADFAVAPGEIKFNITNYDSGANKALPGDVAKTSTEGLPYHGESSEKFRIVWYDEEGNQVHESSAQKPSSTGSLESAEFDTSKVTKTTNYTAKLYRVDSLGNNAELLAQDSFTVKVNDKIGSLYEKVEFKNKAIKDATYKAKGLPEGLTIDSSTGKVSGTPTKAGKFDVTVTASQKDEAGPITINKKDEYIITDSPLKDGSVDIAYDATIAPTPIDGYVFENVKAKFINGKEIAGLTITDDKISGTPKSNVDATQENPNVEVTYDIYQLRPDGNKFLLKKGHVDKVPLSIKDSEATKYEPKYTEVEGKVGTPATVAAPTFLDQKSTTDPKPKANPQPTGMTFALGKDAPTGAVVNADGSVTYTPKAGEEGKTINIPVVVKYSDGTTDEVNAPIKVAEKIADKVQPKYTEVEGKVGTPATVAAPTFTDKDGQAATPENVTYELGKGAPQGAKVNTDGSVTYTPVDGDAGKTINIPVVVKYSDGTTDEVNAPIKVAEKIADKVQPKYTEVEGKVGTPATVAAPTFTDKDGQAATPENVTYELGKGAPQGAKVNTDGSVTYTPVDGDAGKTVNIPVVVKYSDGTTDEVNAPIKVAEKIADKVQPKYTEVEGKVGTPATVAAPTFTDKDGQAATPENVTYELGQGAPQGAKVNTDGSVTYTPVDGDAGKTVNIPVVVKYSDGTTDEVNAPIKVAPKEKSATPVIDDTKAGATKITGTGGVKGATLFVTNGEDIIGEATINDDGTWEVAVPDNVRIGEGDTIKAIQQEDGKQPSDEASKTVSATDKTDVTGTPTTVKPDGTKQDTGLTVTNKDDKTPTTVEAVDEDGNKVPVEIGADGKIKVTPGTNVDGPITVTVKDGDFDKDKTFEVPVEGHTKGVDDNNDGKPGTGAKTDVTGTPTTVKPDGTKQDTGLTVTNKDDKTPTTVEAVDEDGNKVPVEIGADGKIKVTPGTNVDGPITVTVKDGDFDKDKTFEVPVEGHTKGVDDNNDGKPGTGAKTDVTGTPTTVKPDGTKQDTGLTVTNKDDKTPTTVEAVDEDGNKVPVEIGADGKIKVTPGTNVDGPITVTVKDGDFDKDKTFEVPVEGHTKGVDDNNDGKPGTGAKTDVTGTPTTVKPDGTKQDTGLTVTNKDDKTPTTVEAVDEDGNKVPVEIGADGKIKVTPGTNVDGPITVTVKDGDFDKDKTFEVPVEGHTKGVDDNNDGKPGTGAKTDVTGTPTTVKPDGTKQDTGLTVTNKDDKTPTTVEAVDEDGNKVPVEIGADGKIKVTPGTNVDGPITVTVKDGDFDKDKTFEVPVEGHKKGKDDNGSDTTPEDKKTSVDETGKKPVKPTDDKQDTGVKVINPDKDTKVSAKDEDGKDVPVEIDGNGNIVVTPGKNVDGPITVTVENPDLPGGKVEVVVEVEGHKKGQDDNGSDKKPEDGKTSVDENGKKPVKPTDDKQDKPSKNLPKTGATNNLSMFAGIMGMAGSLLALIGFKKGKKEDEQV; encoded by the coding sequence GTGGTTAATGGACTAAATATTGATGCAGACCTATCTAAGGCAAGTGATCATCAATTTAAGCCAATTGCAGGTGTTAAGGCTTATTTCCAATGGTTTGAAACATGGGGAAATAAACGATATTCATCACCAGTTTATACAGCTACATCAGGAGCAGATGGTCAAATACACATGGGAATAAAACCATATGTTGCCGAAGATGGAAGCTTAATTAAATTTGATGCAGATCCAACAGTATCTGCTGGTCGTGAAAGATATAGATTCTGGATTGATGAGTCAACTATTCCAGAAGGCTACCAACTTCAATATATAACAGGTGAATCTGTAATATTCCCTAATCAAGATTTACCAATAACACAAGGTGGTGCAGGATCAAACACTGCAAGAAATATTCATGGTAATTGGAAAATATTATTAATGCAAAAACCACTTGAACAAATGCATAAAAAAGCTACACCAACAGAAAAACAACATGATGGTGGATATCTTACAGGTACTGTTGGTTGGGATTACAAATCAGGAGTTGGTGGAATCCAATGGAATACAGTAGCTGATACGGGTACTCCAGCTAAAGATATAACCATAAAAGCTTCATATCTATCAGATGATGCGCTAAAAGAAATTTATAGCGAATCTACTGCTGTTATGATGGGCGTTGCGAAACCTTCAGATATTCGTGGAGCTGGCTGGACAGCTGAGCAAGAAAAGAAATTACAAGATTGGATAAAAGAACAAGTTAAAAAAGATCCAGACAAGTGGATAGCTGAAACAGTATCTGCAAAAACAAATGCTGATGGAAAATATATTATCCAATTTAAGGGAACTTGGGGAGATTTAAAGAATAGAGATGCTGGATTAAAAAATTATACTTATAAGGCAGGCCAGCCTTATAGTGGACAAGTTTGGAATAGGTGGACTAAAGAACAAATTGACAGACTTGGTAAAGTTGCAGATAAGGCAAACAATGGAAGCTTTAATTATGCAGGAACCCCAACAAACAAAGTAAAACACGTAAACTATGACTGGTTATTTGTATCTGTAGAAAATGCTGACCATCTCCGTGTTATGACACCATATAATAATAATCAATATACACAAATGAGTAATGTATTTGGTATCAATGGTAGTTGGTCTGGAACTGGATTTGGAGTTGGTGTAACTAATGCTGTACCACAAATTTTACGTGCAGACTTTGCGGTTGCTCCAGGAGAAATTAAATTTAATATAACAAATTATGACTCAGGTGCCAACAAAGCCCTACCAGGAGATGTTGCTAAAACATCAACAGAAGGCCTACCATACCATGGAGAATCAAGTGAGAAATTTAGAATAGTTTGGTATGACGAAGAGGGAAATCAAGTTCATGAATCATCAGCTCAAAAACCATCAAGCACAGGATCGCTAGAATCAGCAGAATTTGACACAAGCAAAGTAACAAAGACAACTAATTATACAGCTAAGCTATATAGGGTAGATAGCTTAGGTAATAATGCAGAATTGCTAGCTCAAGATTCATTTACAGTTAAAGTTAATGACAAAATCGGTTCTCTTTATGAAAAAGTTGAATTTAAAAACAAAGCAATTAAAGATGCAACTTATAAAGCGAAAGGTCTTCCCGAAGGACTTACTATTGACTCATCAACAGGTAAGGTATCAGGAACTCCAACTAAAGCTGGAAAGTTTGACGTAACTGTAACAGCTTCCCAAAAAGACGAAGCAGGACCTATCACCATAAACAAGAAAGACGAATATATAATCACAGACTCACCACTAAAGGATGGTTCAGTTGATATTGCCTATGACGCAACAATTGCACCAACTCCTATTGACGGTTATGTCTTTGAAAATGTAAAGGCTAAATTTATAAATGGTAAAGAAATTGCAGGTCTAACAATTACAGATGATAAGATTTCCGGTACACCAAAATCAAACGTTGATGCAACTCAAGAAAATCCCAATGTGGAAGTAACATATGACATTTATCAATTAAGACCTGATGGTAATAAATTCTTATTGAAAAAAGGCCATGTAGACAAGGTTCCTCTATCCATTAAAGATAGTGAAGCGACTAAGTACGAACCAAAATACACAGAAGTAGAAGGTAAAGTAGGCACACCAGCAACAGTAGCTGCTCCAACATTCCTAGACCAAAAGAGTACAACAGATCCAAAACCGAAAGCAAATCCACAACCAACAGGCATGACATTTGCTTTGGGTAAAGATGCTCCAACAGGCGCAGTAGTAAATGCGGACGGTAGTGTAACTTACACACCAAAAGCTGGTGAAGAAGGCAAAACAATAAATATTCCAGTAGTAGTAAAATACTCAGATGGAACAACAGATGAAGTAAATGCTCCAATAAAAGTTGCAGAAAAAATAGCTGACAAAGTACAACCAAAATATACAGAAGTAGAAGGTAAAGTAGGCACACCAGCAACAGTAGCTGCTCCAACATTTACAGACAAAGATGGACAAGCTGCAACACCAGAGAACGTAACATACGAATTAGGAAAAGGCGCTCCTCAAGGTGCAAAAGTGAATACTGATGGAAGTGTAACATACACACCAGTTGACGGAGATGCTGGAAAAACAATAAATATTCCAGTAGTAGTAAAATACTCAGATGGAACAACAGATGAAGTAAATGCTCCAATAAAAGTTGCAGAAAAAATAGCTGACAAAGTACAACCAAAATATACAGAAGTAGAAGGTAAAGTAGGCACACCAGCAACAGTAGCTGCTCCAACATTTACAGACAAAGATGGACAAGCTGCAACACCAGAGAACGTAACATACGAATTAGGAAAAGGCGCTCCTCAAGGTGCAAAAGTGAATACTGATGGAAGTGTAACATACACACCAGTTGACGGAGATGCTGGAAAAACTGTAAATATTCCAGTAGTAGTAAAATACTCAGATGGAACAACAGATGAAGTAAATGCTCCAATAAAAGTTGCAGAAAAAATAGCTGATAAAGTACAACCAAAATATACAGAAGTAGAAGGTAAAGTAGGCACACCAGCAACAGTAGCTGCTCCAACATTTACAGACAAAGATGGACAAGCTGCAACACCAGAGAACGTAACATACGAATTAGGACAAGGCGCTCCTCAAGGTGCAAAAGTGAATACTGATGGAAGTGTAACATATACACCAGTTGACGGAGATGCTGGAAAAACTGTAAATATTCCAGTAGTAGTAAAATACTCAGATGGAACAACAGATGAAGTAAATGCTCCAATAAAAGTTGCTCCAAAAGAAAAGAGTGCTACTCCAGTAATTGATGATACAAAAGCTGGTGCTACAAAGATTACAGGTACGGGTGGCGTCAAAGGCGCAACATTATTTGTAACAAATGGCGAAGATATCATAGGCGAAGCAACAATAAATGACGACGGGACATGGGAAGTAGCAGTACCAGATAATGTTAGAATTGGTGAAGGCGACACAATAAAAGCTATCCAACAAGAAGATGGAAAACAACCATCAGACGAAGCTAGCAAAACTGTAAGTGCAACTGACAAAACAGACGTAACAGGCACACCAACAACAGTAAAACCAGATGGAACAAAACAAGACACAGGTCTAACTGTAACCAACAAAGATGACAAAACACCAACAACTGTAGAAGCAGTTGATGAAGATGGAAATAAAGTTCCAGTAGAAATTGGTGCAGATGGAAAGATCAAAGTAACTCCAGGCACAAATGTAGATGGACCAATCACAGTAACAGTAAAAGACGGTGACTTTGATAAAGACAAAACATTTGAAGTACCAGTAGAAGGTCATACAAAAGGTGTTGACGACAATAACGATGGTAAACCAGGCACAGGTGCAAAAACAGACGTAACAGGCACACCAACAACAGTAAAACCAGATGGAACAAAACAAGACACAGGTCTAACTGTAACCAACAAAGATGACAAAACACCAACAACTGTAGAAGCAGTTGATGAAGATGGAAACAAAGTTCCAGTAGAAATTGGTGCAGATGGAAAGATCAAAGTAACTCCAGGCACAAATGTAGATGGACCAATCACAGTAACAGTAAAAGACGGTGACTTTGATAAAGACAAAACATTTGAAGTACCAGTAGAAGGTCATACAAAAGGTGTTGACGACAACAACGATGGTAAACCAGGCACAGGTGCAAAAACAGACGTAACAGGCACACCAACAACAGTAAAACCAGATGGAACAAAACAAGACACAGGTCTAACTGTAACCAACAAAGATGACAAAACACCAACAACTGTAGAAGCAGTTGATGAAGATGGAAACAAAGTTCCAGTAGAAATTGGTGCAGATGGAAAGATCAAAGTAACTCCAGGCACAAATGTAGATGGACCAATCACAGTAACAGTAAAAGACGGTGACTTTGATAAAGACAAAACATTTGAAGTACCAGTAGAAGGTCATACAAAAGGTGTTGACGACAACAACGATGGCAAACCAGGCACAGGTGCAAAAACAGACGTAACAGGCACACCAACAACAGTAAAACCAGATGGAACAAAACAAGACACAGGTCTAACTGTAACCAACAAAGATGACAAAACACCAACAACTGTAGAAGCAGTTGATGAAGATGGAAACAAAGTTCCAGTAGAAATTGGTGCAGATGGAAAGATCAAAGTAACTCCAGGCACAAATGTAGATGGACCAATCACAGTAACAGTAAAAGACGGTGACTTTGATAAAGACAAAACATTTGAAGTACCAGTAGAAGGTCATACAAAAGGTGTTGACGACAACAACGATGGTAAACCAGGCACAGGTGCAAAAACAGACGTAACAGGCACACCAACAACAGTAAAACCAGATGGAACAAAACAAGACACAGGTCTAACTGTAACCAACAAAGATGACAAAACACCAACAACTGTAGAAGCAGTTGATGAAGATGGAAACAAAGTTCCAGTAGAAATTGGTGCAGATGGAAAGATCAAAGTAACTCCAGGCACAAATGTAGATGGACCAATCACAGTAACAGTAAAAGACGGTGACTTTGATAAAGACAAAACATTTGAAGTACCAGTAGAAGGTCACAAGAAAGGCAAAGACGACAACGGTTCTGACACAACACCAGAAGACAAGAAAACATCAGTTGACGAAACAGGTAAGAAACCAGTTAAACCAACAGATGACAAACAAGACACTGGCGTTAAAGTTATAAACCCTGATAAAGATACAAAAGTATCAGCCAAAGACGAAGATGGTAAAGATGTACCAGTAGAAATCGACGGAAATGGTAATATCGTAGTAACACCAGGTAAGAACGTAGATGGACCAATTACAGTAACAGTAGAAAATCCAGACCTACCAGGTGGAAAAGTCGAAGTTGTAGTTGAAGTTGAAGGTCACAAGAAGGGTCAAGACGACAACGGTTCTGACAAAAAACCAGAAGATGGAAAAACATCAGTTGACGAAAACGGTAAGAAACCAGTTAAACCAACAGATGACAAACAAGACAAACCATCTAAGAACTTACCAAAGACAGGCGCTACTAATAATCTAAGCATGTTTGCAGGAATTATGGGTATGGCAGGAAGCTTACTAGCCCTTATTGGTTTCAAAAAAGGAAAAAAGGAAGATGAACAAGTATAA
- a CDS encoding YSIRK-type signal peptide-containing protein, whose protein sequence is MNNKNLFKKIITEKRAKSSNERPKYGLRKLTVGMVSCLLGYMMFMAPNVTFAENVDAPQAVEANVESTKANAGEEVEQPNKEVVKPTETKATDLAKSSSVAKESAVQPKSTTTTEAASETNEKATEFKLTDEQKNNLKMLDLIQNKYKLLSMKSRLN, encoded by the coding sequence ATGAATAACAAAAATTTATTTAAAAAAATCATTACTGAAAAAAGAGCAAAAAGCTCTAACGAAAGACCAAAATATGGTCTAAGGAAATTAACAGTAGGAATGGTTTCTTGTCTATTAGGTTACATGATGTTCATGGCACCTAATGTAACATTTGCTGAAAATGTGGATGCACCACAAGCTGTAGAAGCGAATGTTGAATCAACTAAAGCCAACGCTGGTGAAGAAGTAGAACAACCTAACAAGGAAGTTGTTAAACCAACAGAAACAAAAGCTACTGACCTAGCAAAATCTTCCTCTGTTGCAAAAGAATCAGCAGTTCAACCAAAATCAACAACAACTACTGAAGCTGCATCTGAAACAAATGAAAAAGCCACTGAGTTCAAATTAACAGATGAACAAAAAAACAACTTGAAGATGCTGGATTTGATTCAGAACAAATACAAGTTATTGTCAATGAAATCAAGGCTGAATTAG
- a CDS encoding FtsX-like permease family protein: MKNPINKRVFRQIYDRPVRIIAIFLAMLFVIVFSSAFFTSQDSVKSLYYKQLQEGKVEDGQFTTINPLTDKLIKKLEEKNIKVYKNFYIEGDQGQGKKIRAFENREEINLPQILEGRLALSRDELAISGNYARANKLKINDQIKVQDRTFKIVGLVSLPDYSSLLRNRDDLVMDTGYFGICLLTREGFESFDELPVKYNYSYHNDSKLGEEEALDQLREIAKVINNENMVIDGVIRANNHCISYLMDDMEGDVPTMTTFMCILFIALAFISAVQVKSLIESEAPVIGTLLASGYKKNELLVNYMKMPIFLTLLAGILGNIVAYIYAFRKYVALYYNSFDLPNFEAKISFRSFLLTTMIPLLIYLLVNFFVISMSLRFSPLDFLRGKLVEEKRKSKLKLQGISFISRLKIRMVLDNKLNIFALIFGILLANILLIFGLSIKPIIHDYAKKMSDSMKYNYTYLVKMPQEGVKAEMAHIIEGQLIDHEDKKVKVFGLERESKFNIRDYDSLKDNEIVASQGFVKRFSINVGDEIRIKEPYKARTISLRIKDIDKENNFFQLFIPKEHLNKVLDKEEGYFNSYLSDNQLSISKDKLITEINGQEMSKTTEHFLDGFGAVFDMLFYVGIGFYLIICFIVMNTIFDRSRINISYLKVFGFSDGEIIRTYVSSIFILLIALQFIMIPVLDMLMKYLIYVSMTKLDAYIIADIPLMMYLKSILYSIIIFITIQLSQHIKLSKIDMVKELKVMNG; the protein is encoded by the coding sequence ATGAAAAACCCCATAAATAAAAGAGTTTTTAGGCAGATATATGACAGGCCTGTAAGGATAATAGCGATCTTCCTAGCCATGTTATTTGTTATAGTATTTTCATCCGCCTTTTTCACCTCTCAGGACTCTGTCAAGTCTCTCTATTACAAGCAGCTTCAAGAGGGTAAGGTAGAAGATGGACAATTCACTACAATTAATCCCCTGACTGACAAATTAATAAAAAAATTGGAAGAGAAAAATATAAAGGTCTACAAAAACTTCTATATTGAAGGGGACCAGGGCCAGGGGAAGAAGATTAGGGCCTTTGAAAATAGGGAGGAAATCAACCTTCCACAGATCCTTGAGGGCAGGCTGGCTTTAAGTAGGGATGAGCTGGCTATTTCAGGAAACTATGCCCGGGCTAACAAGCTTAAAATAAATGATCAAATTAAGGTTCAGGACAGGACTTTTAAGATAGTCGGCCTGGTCTCCCTGCCAGATTATTCAAGCCTCCTTCGCAACAGGGATGACCTTGTTATGGATACTGGCTATTTCGGGATCTGTTTACTTACAAGGGAGGGGTTCGAAAGTTTTGATGAATTACCAGTTAAATATAACTATAGTTACCATAATGACAGCAAGTTGGGGGAAGAAGAGGCTTTAGACCAACTTAGAGAAATAGCAAAGGTCATTAATAATGAAAATATGGTAATAGATGGGGTAATAAGGGCCAACAACCATTGCATAAGCTATTTAATGGATGATATGGAGGGTGATGTACCGACCATGACCACCTTCATGTGCATCCTCTTTATAGCATTAGCCTTTATAAGTGCAGTTCAGGTAAAGAGCCTAATTGAAAGTGAAGCCCCTGTCATAGGGACCCTCCTAGCCTCTGGCTACAAGAAAAATGAGCTTCTGGTTAATTATATGAAGATGCCCATCTTCCTAACCCTACTTGCCGGAATTCTTGGGAATATAGTAGCTTACATATATGCCTTTAGGAAGTATGTGGCCCTCTACTATAATAGCTTTGACCTCCCTAATTTTGAAGCAAAAATTAGCTTTAGGTCTTTCCTACTTACAACTATGATACCCCTTTTAATATACCTTCTTGTTAACTTTTTCGTTATTTCAATGTCCCTGCGTTTTAGTCCTCTGGACTTTTTAAGAGGGAAGTTGGTAGAGGAAAAGAGAAAGAGCAAGTTGAAACTTCAAGGCATTAGCTTTATAAGTAGACTTAAAATAAGGATGGTCCTGGATAATAAATTAAATATATTTGCCCTTATCTTCGGTATCTTATTGGCCAATATCCTCCTAATATTCGGTCTTTCAATAAAGCCAATCATACATGATTATGCAAAAAAGATGAGCGATTCTATGAAATACAATTACACCTACCTGGTAAAGATGCCGCAGGAGGGGGTAAAGGCTGAAATGGCCCACATTATAGAGGGTCAGCTTATTGACCATGAGGATAAGAAAGTCAAGGTCTTCGGACTTGAGAGGGAATCGAAATTTAATATAAGGGACTATGATAGCCTAAAGGATAATGAAATTGTGGCCAGCCAAGGCTTCGTTAAAAGGTTTTCAATCAATGTTGGTGATGAAATAAGGATAAAGGAACCCTATAAGGCCCGGACAATCAGCCTAAGGATAAAGGATATCGATAAGGAAAATAACTTTTTCCAGCTTTTTATACCTAAAGAACATTTAAATAAGGTGCTGGATAAGGAAGAAGGTTATTTTAACAGCTACTTATCAGACAATCAGTTAAGTATTTCAAAAGATAAGCTCATTACAGAAATCAATGGACAGGAGATGTCAAAGACAACCGAGCATTTTCTGGACGGCTTCGGGGCTGTATTTGATATGCTTTTCTATGTGGGGATAGGTTTCTACTTAATAATATGCTTTATAGTTATGAACACTATTTTTGACAGGTCTAGGATAAATATAAGCTACCTAAAGGTTTTTGGCTTTAGTGACGGGGAGATCATAAGAACCTATGTAAGCAGTATTTTCATTCTACTTATTGCCTTACAATTTATTATGATCCCTGTCTTGGACATGCTTATGAAGTACCTTATCTATGTATCAATGACAAAACTTGATGCCTATATAATTGCTGATATACCGCTAATGATGTACTTAAAGTCCATCCTATACAGCATCATAATATTTATCACTATCCAGCTTAGCCAGCATATAAAGCTTTCAAAAATTGATATGGTTAAGGAGCTGAAGGTAATGAACGGGTGA
- a CDS encoding ABC transporter ATP-binding protein has translation MIKIENLHKYYSFKKERIEVLKGINLDLEDHKIICVLGPSGSGKSTLLNILGGIESIDEGKVDVFGNDLGSMNKKDLELYRRNYLGFVFQFYNLVSNLNVKENIEVGKYLSKDPLDIETLIDDLGLRDQVYKYPNEISGGQAQRTSIGRAIVKRPKLLICDEPTGALDYESAKDVLKLIEKLNSTYGTTVIIATHNNQIARMCDFVLSLHDGKIKSYEENKDKITAREVNW, from the coding sequence ATGATTAAGATAGAAAATTTACATAAATATTATAGTTTCAAAAAAGAGAGGATTGAAGTCCTAAAGGGGATTAATCTGGACTTGGAGGATCATAAAATTATATGTGTCCTAGGACCTTCAGGGTCGGGCAAGTCAACTCTTTTGAATATTCTTGGTGGGATCGAGTCTATTGATGAGGGCAAGGTGGATGTCTTTGGCAATGACCTGGGGTCAATGAATAAGAAGGATCTTGAACTATACCGCCGAAACTACTTGGGTTTTGTCTTTCAATTTTACAACCTGGTTAGTAATTTAAATGTTAAGGAAAATATTGAGGTGGGTAAGTACCTATCTAAGGATCCACTAGATATTGAAACACTAATTGATGATTTGGGTTTAAGGGATCAGGTTTACAAGTACCCAAATGAGATTTCAGGCGGCCAGGCCCAGAGGACATCCATAGGCAGGGCTATAGTAAAGAGACCAAAGCTTTTAATCTGCGATGAGCCCACTGGAGCCCTTGACTATGAAAGTGCCAAAGATGTTTTAAAATTAATTGAAAAACTTAATAGCACCTATGGGACTACAGTCATCATCGCCACTCACAATAATCAAATAGCAAGGATGTGCGACTTTGTCCTATCCCTCCATGACGGTAAGATCAAAAGCTACGAAGAAAACAAGGATAAGATCACAGCAAGGGAGGTAAACTGGTAA
- a CDS encoding helix-turn-helix domain-containing protein, translating into MIKNNIEVDVKIKCIEAGMTQAQLGESIGSTGQYVNRIVKKSDSVMNKTFVSMLEALGYDIEITYVKRNEK; encoded by the coding sequence ATGATAAAAAATAATATTGAAGTCGATGTAAAAATAAAGTGTATTGAGGCCGGTATGACTCAAGCACAACTTGGAGAAAGCATAGGATCTACAGGGCAGTATGTGAATCGTATCGTAAAAAAATCGGATTCTGTAATGAACAAGACCTTCGTTTCTATGCTGGAAGCTTTGGGCTATGATATAGAGATAACATATGTAAAAAGAAATGAAAAATAG